Part of the Primulina huaijiensis isolate GDHJ02 chromosome 15, ASM1229523v2, whole genome shotgun sequence genome is shown below.
AAATCATGTCGCTTCTCATTGATACtataaaataacattaaatatatagacactacaaaaattatatgttagGCGACGCAAGACATGTTTATTGGGCGCTAATTAATACGTTTATatattaacaataataattttctgcGTCTACTCATATGTATATACTAACTTAATTTATTCTTGCCTAGGTTAAAAAAAGAGATTTATCTTATTATATGACATCATTAATTGGATTATTATCACTAGATTTCAATTAAAGATTAACCTTTTGCATTTATTTATATGGGAaatatactttttaaaatataatatgaaaaagtTGACATATCACGGCTAAGCGAGCGTGGTGACGTCAAGCTGATCATCAATTCCTCCTACCTGCCTTCATTGATGGCTCGCTCGCTCCCTCACTCTTTAAATTCCTCCTCTCAGCCACCTTCCTCCACCTCAAAATCCTTCCTCCGCCGCCCCTTTCGGATAAAATGCCGCAAATTGTGCCAAATTTCTCCGGTTCCGTCAGGCTCAAGTACGTGAAACTGGGCTACAGGTACCTAGTCAATCACATTCTCACCTTTTTGCTTATCCCAATCATGCTTGGAGTCCTCATCGAAATACTCCGTTTGGGCCCCGATGAGCTGCTGAACATTTGGAAATCCCTCCACTTTAATCTCATCCAAGTCCTGTGTTCTTCGTTCTTGATCATTTTTATCGCCACTGTTTACTTCATGTCGAAGCCCAGATCGATTTACTTGGTTGATTACGCCTGTTACAAGCCTCCGATCAATTTCCGGGTTCCCTTCTCCACGTTCATGGAGCATTCCAGGTTGATTCTCAAAGATAATCCGAAAAGTGTCGATTTCCAGATGCGGATTCTTGAGAGATCAGGCCTTGGTGAAGAAACCTGTCTACCGCCTGCTACACACTACATCCCGCCGACGCCGACGATGGAATCTGCTAGAGGAGAAGCCGAGATAGTTATCTTCTCCGCCATAGATGATCTGATGCAGAAAACAGGGATAAAGCCGAAGGATATTGATGTTCTGATAGTAAATTGCAGCCTGTTTTCGCCTACACCGTCCCTATCCGCCATGATTGTGAATAAATACAAGATGAGAAGCAATATCAAGAGCTACAATCTTTCTGGAATGGGGTGCAGCGCTGGATTGATCTCCATTGATTTGGCCAGGGACTTGCTCCAGGTTCATCCGAATTCCTACGCTTTAGTGATCAGCACGGAAATAATCACCCCGAATTACTACCAAGGTTCCGAACGAGCCATGCTCCTCCCGAATTGCCTCTTCCGGATGGGCTCCGCCGTCATCCTCCTCTCTAACAAAAGCCGAGACAGCCGACGTGCCAAGTACAAACTCGTGCACGTTGTTCGGACCCACAAAGGGTACGACGACAAGGCCTACAAATGCGTGTTCGAGCAGGAGGATCCACAGGGAAAAGTGGGTATAAATCTGTCAAAAGATTTGATGGTCATCGCCGGAGAAGCCCTGAAATCGAACATAACCACCATCGGTCCACTAGTCCTCCCAGCTTCCGAACAACTACTCTTCCTCATCACCCTGATCGGCCGGAAAATCTTCAACCCCAAATGGAAACCCTACATTCCAGACTTCAAACAAGCTTTCGATCATTTCTGCATACACGCTGGCGGGCGGGCGGTTATCGACGAGCTTCAGAAGAACCTCCAGCTGTCGGCTGAGCACGTGGAGGCTTCAAGAATGACCCTACACAGATTCGGGaacacttcttcttcttcactcTGGTACGAAATGAGTTACATCGAAGCTAAAGGGAGGATGAAGAAGGGCGACAGGGTGTGGCAGATTGCATTCGGGAGTGGATTCAAGTGTAACAGCGCCGTCTGGAAATGTAACCGGACCATCAAAACCCCAACAGACGGGCCCTGGAAAAATTGCATCGACAGGTATCCCGTGCATATTCCAGAAATCGTGAAGCTCTGAATCAACCAAATGTTTCCATAATTATTTTCTTGtctttttctatatatatatatatatatttctggAAGGAATTGTCTAAAATACTCTGCATGAGGTAAATGGTctgtaatttattttattcgGAAACACTGAGAAAACATTCGGTTAAATATGATGTAACGATTTAAATGAAACCACGTTACATCATATTCTTAGTTATTTGTTgagtcaaattaaaatttagtgtATATTAATGAATAAAACAATGCCATTCACCCTCtacttttatcttaaatatatttaattttattataaataaaagcgtcataattatatatgtatatcaaatgaaatataaataataattgactGTACATAATATTCTCCTTAATTTAATGAGCTTGTGGTAAATTTAATTAGAATTCAATCTTACAATTACAAATAAAGGTAGATACTAATACTTTTTGGGTgtctaacttttaaaaaaaaccctaacTAATATTGTGTGTTAATAGTCATTTAGTTGCATATAACAACTTTTTCGAAATAAAGACAA
Proteins encoded:
- the LOC140958500 gene encoding 3-ketoacyl-CoA synthase 6-like — its product is MPQIVPNFSGSVRLKYVKLGYRYLVNHILTFLLIPIMLGVLIEILRLGPDELLNIWKSLHFNLIQVLCSSFLIIFIATVYFMSKPRSIYLVDYACYKPPINFRVPFSTFMEHSRLILKDNPKSVDFQMRILERSGLGEETCLPPATHYIPPTPTMESARGEAEIVIFSAIDDLMQKTGIKPKDIDVLIVNCSLFSPTPSLSAMIVNKYKMRSNIKSYNLSGMGCSAGLISIDLARDLLQVHPNSYALVISTEIITPNYYQGSERAMLLPNCLFRMGSAVILLSNKSRDSRRAKYKLVHVVRTHKGYDDKAYKCVFEQEDPQGKVGINLSKDLMVIAGEALKSNITTIGPLVLPASEQLLFLITLIGRKIFNPKWKPYIPDFKQAFDHFCIHAGGRAVIDELQKNLQLSAEHVEASRMTLHRFGNTSSSSLWYEMSYIEAKGRMKKGDRVWQIAFGSGFKCNSAVWKCNRTIKTPTDGPWKNCIDRYPVHIPEIVKL